The genomic interval TTATTATTTTCTAATTGCTTATCAAGTACATCTAGCTGTCTTTTTGTTTCCATCGCAAATCGATCAATCGGATACTCAAATTTCTCAGGAGCATAGGCATAGAAATGACCAAAGCCTCCCCCTAAATAAGGAGCACTTCCCATTTGCCAAAAAAGCCAATTAAATACCTCAGCTCTCTTGGCCGGATCCTTTGGTAAGAAGTGTCCAAACTTTTCTGCCAAGTGAACAAGAATTGATGCTGATTCGAATACTCGAATTGGTTGACCATTATTCTTATCAAGTAAAGCTGGAATCTTAGAGTTTGGATTAATAGCAACAAAGTCAGAACCAAACTGGTCTGCTTCTCCAATATTAATTAAGTAAGCATCATACTCGGCTTCTTTAATTCCAAGCTCTAATAGCTCCTCAAACATAATCGTAACCTTAACTCCATTTGGTGTACCTAGAGAGTACAGTTGAAACGGATGCTCTCCTTGAGGAAGTTCCTTTTCAAAGCGCGCTCCTGCAGTTGGGCGATTAATACTTGCAAACTGTCCCCCATTTCCTTCTGTAAATGTCCAAACCTTTGGTGGTGTATATTTTTGATTCATAATCTTCTCCTAGTAATTTCTAGATTATAACAAGCATGAAGGTTAAAAAAAATCTAAACTTGATGAGGATCAAACTTACTCAATAGAGTTTATGGTAGGATATATATATGAAAAAGATAATCATTTCCCTACTAATTACATCAAGTTTATTTGCCTCTGAGCAGCAGGCCGTCCAAGCAATACAGAAAACAGCAATGGCACTTAAGAAAGAGCTTCAAGCAGCAATGAAAGTCTCTCCAGTTAACGCTGTATCGGTTTGTAATACAAAGGCCATGCCGATCACTAAGAAGTTTCATGAAGACGGAGTCGAAGTCGGCCGTGTCAGTCTTAAGAATAGAAATCCAAACAATACTGTAAAGGGTTGGATGAATGACACAATTATGAGTTATGAGTCAGGAAAAAATAAGAAGAAATATTCCGTCGTAAGAATCGACTCAGATAAGAATGGTATTATCATGCCAATCAAAACAATGCCTCTTTGTCTTAACTGCCATGGAGATAACCTAAAACCTGAAGTACAGTCAAAGATCACTCAGCTTTATCCGAGTGATAAGGCCACTGGATATAAGAGCGGTGATATTCGTGGATACTTTTGGGCAACATTTAAAGCAAATAAATAAGAGAAAATAATTATGAAAATTATTATTGTTGGTGGTGGAACGGCCGGTATTACAATGGCGGCACGCTTAAGAAATGAATTAAGCCCTTCATATACTATTTCTGTCATTGAACCTTCTGAGTATCATTACTACCAACCTTATTGGACTCTTAATGGCGCTGGTATCGGAAAAAAAGAAGATACAAGACGTACAACTGCTTCAGTCATGCCAAATGGTGTTGAATGGATCAAGGATCGTTGTCAACAAATCCGACCAGATAAGAAGGAAGTTGAAACTCTTGAGCATGGAACACTAAACTACGATATCCTGGTAGTTGCACCAGGAATTCAAATTAATTGGAATGAAATTGAAGGCCTAAAAGACTCCATCGGAAAGAAAGGTGTTTGTTCAAATTATAGCTATGACTATGTGGATTATACTTGGAAATTTCTCCAAGAGCTTAAAAATGGCAACGCGCTATTTACCTTTCCAAACTCCCCACTAAAATGTGGTGGTGCTCCTCAAAAGATCATGTACCTTGTTGAAGACTATGTACGTAAACATGGCAATAGAGACAATGTAACGATTGAGTTTGCAAGTCCAGGTCAGGCAATTTTTGGAATTCCAAAATATAAAGCTGCACTTGAAAAGATTATAAAAGAAAGAGATATCAAAACACACTTTCACATCAATTTAGAAAAACTAGATGGTGAAAATAACAAGGCCTATTTTAGAGATCTCCAAACAAATGAACTGATAGAAAAAGATTATTCTTTTATTCATGTTGTTCCGCCGATGTCAGCGCCAGACTTCTTAAAGGATAGTGATCTACTTGATAGCACGGGCTGGATTGATGTTGATAAGCATACGCTTCAACATAAGAAATATTCCAATGTTTTTGCGATTGGCGATGCGACAAATGTCCCAACGGCCAAAACAGGTGCGGCAGTAAGAAAGCAGGCTCCAGTTCTTGTCGAAAATATTGTGAAATTCATTAATAATAAAACTAATTTCAATACAAGCTATAATGGTTATACCTCATGTCCGATTGTAACTGGCTACGGACAACTAATTCTTGCAGAATTTGATTACGACGGAAATCCATGTGAGACTTTCCCATTTGATCAAGCAAAGCCTCGCTGGAGTATGTACTTTCTAAAAGCACATATTTTGCCAATTGTTTACTGGCATGGAATGCTTAAAGGAAGAATGTAAGTTACTTCTTTGCAAGGTTTTTAATTTTAGGATGTAGAGTAAACTCACACTTCATTGACTTTGTAACAAGACAATTATCCTTGGCCTTGTAAAGAAGATCTAAATAAGGATCAACATCTGACTCACAACAAATTTCTAAATGAACGTGAATATCACATTTCGTAAATTCATAGCCCTTGGCCACTTTTTCGAGATGAGCATCTGCCTTTACTTCAATATTATTAAAAGCAAGTTTTTTAAAAGAAGCAAAAGACTTGAATGTTAGAATATAGCAACTAGAGATACTTGCACTAAAAAGATCTTCAGGGCTCCACTCACTCTCGACACCATTAAATTCAGGCGGCGGAGTAATCGTAATGGCCTGTTTTTTATCTGCCGTAAGGCTTAACTCGATACTTTCAGAGTTTCCCTTAGTAATCGTTGTATACGTACCCATAAATACTCCTAATTAAACATGTGCTTGAGCAGCATTTTCAGTATGACTTCTAATTTTTCGAAGTGCCACAATCATATCGGAATAAGTAAGTGCACCAAGTGCATCATACTCTCCACTTGAAACACGATCTAAGTGCTTCTTTCTTATTTGCTCGGCCTGGTCTCTTAATTCCTTAGACTTTCTTTCAGCAACACTATAATCAACCTTATCAAGAGAAATTTGATTTGAGACTGAATCATAGAATGCCTTTACATTAACAAATAAGTCATCAAAGTCTTTCTTTGCCTCATCTCTCATAAGTTTTGATATATCACCTCGATCACTATAAGCAATCAGCCTTTCGATATAATCAGCAATACTCTCTAACTCATCGACTTCCTTAATCATCGACTGAGAACGGCGTGACTCATCTTCACTTAAAGGATTAACCATAAGTTTAACGATAAAAATGGTAACTTCTTTTTGTATATTGTCTGTAATTCTCTCATAATCCTTGGCCTTAAGAGCAATCTTCTCCCTTTCGCCAAAATTCTGTTTAATATAAATCTCTTCTGCTAAAGCATAAAGTCTAGAAACGATATCTTTCATTTTATTAACCTCGGCCTGTGCTTGTGCAAGCGCAGCCGCAGTTACCATTTGGCTTGGATCACCTAACATGACAAGGTGGTGTTGCTCCTTCTCTCCGGTAGCAGGAGTAATCCTTGTCACAAAATTTGCTAACTGAGTTAAGAAAGGAATAAAAATAATCGTGGCCGCGACATTGAAGATAGTATGTCCTGTAGCAATATGAACAGCAACATTGATAAAGTCACCATCTGCATTGACAGCATTTGCAGCACCTGGAACTAAGTAATCGATAAATTCAACATAGAATGGAAAGAATAAAAAGATAACAAGTACACCCAAGAGATTAAATATAGCGTGAGCTCGAGCTGCCCTTTTGG from Halobacteriovorax sp. DA5 carries:
- the yghU gene encoding glutathione-dependent disulfide-bond oxidoreductase; translated protein: MNQKYTPPKVWTFTEGNGGQFASINRPTAGARFEKELPQGEHPFQLYSLGTPNGVKVTIMFEELLELGIKEAEYDAYLINIGEADQFGSDFVAINPNSKIPALLDKNNGQPIRVFESASILVHLAEKFGHFLPKDPAKRAEVFNWLFWQMGSAPYLGGGFGHFYAYAPEKFEYPIDRFAMETKRQLDVLDKQLENNKYIAGDEYSIADIAIFPWYGALVKGKLYDAAEFLSVHEYKNVIRWADELIKRPAVLRGRLVNRAWGDEDQQILERHGQSDFDAKDITYR
- a CDS encoding Na/Pi cotransporter family protein → MEVFKLIYSVLGGLGIFFYGMKNMSEALQSVAGDVVKNTINKITTNRFSAVIVGTLVTIFVQSSSVTTVMTVGFVNAGLMNLGQAIGVILGANIGTTVTGWIISIKVGKYGLLFIGLGIFPLLFAKTNRYRQIGRILFSVGMIFFGLSIMSNAFKPLRTMPEFLSMISYFSEQNYGAYFACIIVGCILTVVIQSSSAMLGITIALAGSGVIQFHTAAALVLGENIGTTITALLASVGANITAKRAARAHAIFNLLGVLVIFLFFPFYVEFIDYLVPGAANAVNADGDFINVAVHIATGHTIFNVAATIIFIPFLTQLANFVTRITPATGEKEQHHLVMLGDPSQMVTAAALAQAQAEVNKMKDIVSRLYALAEEIYIKQNFGEREKIALKAKDYERITDNIQKEVTIFIVKLMVNPLSEDESRRSQSMIKEVDELESIADYIERLIAYSDRGDISKLMRDEAKKDFDDLFVNVKAFYDSVSNQISLDKVDYSVAERKSKELRDQAEQIRKKHLDRVSSGEYDALGALTYSDMIVALRKIRSHTENAAQAHV
- a CDS encoding FAD/NAD(P)-binding oxidoreductase, translated to MKIIIVGGGTAGITMAARLRNELSPSYTISVIEPSEYHYYQPYWTLNGAGIGKKEDTRRTTASVMPNGVEWIKDRCQQIRPDKKEVETLEHGTLNYDILVVAPGIQINWNEIEGLKDSIGKKGVCSNYSYDYVDYTWKFLQELKNGNALFTFPNSPLKCGGAPQKIMYLVEDYVRKHGNRDNVTIEFASPGQAIFGIPKYKAALEKIIKERDIKTHFHINLEKLDGENNKAYFRDLQTNELIEKDYSFIHVVPPMSAPDFLKDSDLLDSTGWIDVDKHTLQHKKYSNVFAIGDATNVPTAKTGAAVRKQAPVLVENIVKFINNKTNFNTSYNGYTSCPIVTGYGQLILAEFDYDGNPCETFPFDQAKPRWSMYFLKAHILPIVYWHGMLKGRM
- a CDS encoding OsmC family protein, which codes for MGTYTTITKGNSESIELSLTADKKQAITITPPPEFNGVESEWSPEDLFSASISSCYILTFKSFASFKKLAFNNIEVKADAHLEKVAKGYEFTKCDIHVHLEICCESDVDPYLDLLYKAKDNCLVTKSMKCEFTLHPKIKNLAKK
- a CDS encoding DUF3365 domain-containing protein, which produces MKKIIISLLITSSLFASEQQAVQAIQKTAMALKKELQAAMKVSPVNAVSVCNTKAMPITKKFHEDGVEVGRVSLKNRNPNNTVKGWMNDTIMSYESGKNKKKYSVVRIDSDKNGIIMPIKTMPLCLNCHGDNLKPEVQSKITQLYPSDKATGYKSGDIRGYFWATFKANK